CGGCGATTGGCCACCGTGGTCAGGCCATCGGTGACCGCCATCTCCTCCAGGTGACGCCGGGCGTCGGCCAGCTCGCGAGTGGCCACGGCCATCAGGGCACAGAGCACACCGAAGGCGACGGTCAGGACCACCAGCAGCACCACCAGAGAGGAGGTGGCCGTGGCCTTGAGCTGCCGCAGGGCCGGGGTGACATCCACGGACACCTCGACGGCGCCGGCGATCTGGCCCGCCGGGGTGATGACGGGAAGACAGGTCTCCACCACGTCCACCTGGTAGCGCTGCTCGCCTGCCAGGTCCAGGATCGAGCCTTTCCGGGTGAGCCTGGACACGGTCTGGCCGGTGAGCGCCGCACCCAGGGTCGTGTTGTCCGCATCCTTCTGGCCGATGATCCCGTGGTCGGTGCTGTAGACGATCTCCTTGTCCGGCGCAAAAAACTTGATCCTGAGCATGTTGAAGGGGGCCAGATAGCCGGTCATCCGGCGGTCAAGGGTGGCAAGCCCCTCGGGGCTGACGACCAGCATCGGCTTGCCCCCCGGGCCCTGACCGAGAAGATGGCCGCTTTCCTGGGTAAAGATCGCCCGGCCAATGCCCACCGCCGTCCGCTCCGCGTCGCCGATGACCGAGCGCTCGGAGACCCTGGTGATCCCCAGACCGGTGAAGACCATGATGAGCACGATGGCACCCAGGGACAACAGGGCAAAGAGCTGCAACAGCCCCTGGGGGCCCCGGCGCCGATGCGCCCGAAAGACCAGCTCGTCGTGCATGTGACCTCCGGCGGTCTGTGGTCTGTCGCGGCCGCGAGTCCTCATCGATGCCATCATACACCATGGCCCGGCCGGGGAACAAACGGCCGGCGGCAGCACCTGGATATTCGACAAGGCCGGCGCCGGGCTGGATGCTTTGGTCCTGCAAGCGGGCGCACAGAGGGCGACGCATGCGTCGCCCTGCGGGCGATCGCCCACCCCGTTGACGCCTGGGTGCCCACGTGGTCGAAGCCGAATTGACCGGGCCTCTGCTTATCGAATATGCGGCAGCAGCACGGCGACAGCTGCAGGCAGGATGGCAAGGGGCAAGGGGCAAGGGGCAAGGATGAAGGATGAAGGATGCGGCCAGGAAAGGGCGAACAGGGCGGCTAGCGCTGCAGGTGCTTCATGAGGTAGACCCGCAAGGGGCAGCGGCAGTAGTGCTCGCCACCCAGATCCAAGGCGAAGCGGCAGGCGGCCGGAAGCGGCTCGAAGCAGGCCAGGTAGGTGGCGCGGCCGACGTCCACCGCCCGGCACAGCTGGACAAAGCCCTGCTCCACGCAACGGAAGGCCTTGGGGCAGTCCAGCTCAGTCAGGATCTCGGCGATGTGCTTCCGATGGATTTCGTCCAGGCTGATGCCGGCCAGCCTCTCCAGGCAGCGGGCCTTGAGATCCGTCTCGGCGGCCATGGCCGTCCCTCACCCGAGCCCCACCACCTTGATCTCGAAGGTCAGGTTGCGGCCGGCCAGGGGGTGGTTGCCGTCCACGGTCACCTGGTCTGCCTCGATCCGGACGATGCGGCCCTCCACCTCGGTGCCGTCGGCCCGCCGGAAGGCGACCTCTGTGCCGGTTTCCCGCGCGCAGCCCGCCGGCAGCTCGGCGGCGGCCACGGTCCACACCAGGGCCGGATCCCTGGCGCCATAGGCGTCGGCAGGCTTGAGCGTCACGGTCTTCGTCTGGCCCAGGCTCATGCCCAGGAGCGCCTGCTCGAAGCCCTTGAGCGCCTTGCCTTTGCCGGCCACCAGCTCCAGGGGCGGCTTG
This sequence is a window from Thermodesulfobacteriota bacterium. Protein-coding genes within it:
- a CDS encoding GGDEF domain-containing protein; its protein translation is MHDELVFRAHRRRGPQGLLQLFALLSLGAIVLIMVFTGLGITRVSERSVIGDAERTAVGIGRAIFTQESGHLLGQGPGGKPMLVVSPEGLATLDRRMTGYLAPFNMLRIKFFAPDKEIVYSTDHGIIGQKDADNTTLGAALTGQTVSRLTRKGSILDLAGEQRYQVDVVETCLPVITPAGQIAGAVEVSVDVTPALRQLKATATSSLVVLLVVLTVAFGVLCALMAVATRELADARRHLEEMAVTDGLTTVANRRFLMARLDEEHERVRRGFADALGLVMVDIDHFKWVNDAFGHQTGDEVLKAVGQRLRQTVRRYDLVGRYGGEEFLLLLPNTGAAEVQAVAERVWAAIRGTPVARDAGEPVAVTASLGLAVATREDREPAMALARADAALYRAKHSGRDRICGLATAGRQRSGGREEAV
- a CDS encoding peptidylprolyl isomerase — translated: MAQVKKGSKVRIVYTGKLKDGSVFESNVGKPPLELVAGKGKALKGFEQALLGMSLGQTKTVTLKPADAYGARDPALVWTVAAAELPAGCARETGTEVAFRRADGTEVEGRIVRIEADQVTVDGNHPLAGRNLTFEIKVVGLG